In one window of Desulfovibrio sp. UIB00 DNA:
- a CDS encoding L-serine ammonia-lyase, iron-sulfur-dependent, subunit alpha: MDTYVKYLEILREELIPAQGCTEPIAIAFAGALVTKVLGTFPDRLTVACSGNMIKNAKSVVVPNSGGQKGIAVAATLGAVGGNPDLQLQVLTPVAPEDAERARQLTAAGFCTVELLKSIVNLHILVTAVAGDSSAVVEIAEEHTNVVRIEKNGKILEGGEYKPDVQGHEESRAFMSIAGILDFAENCNIEDVRDILDKQILCNCNIAVEGLSHQYSMGVGRSLLDSRGSDVRTRATAVAAAGSDARMGGSDLPVIINSGSGNQGITVSLPVIEYARELGLPDEKLYRALLISNLVAIHNKSGIGRLSAYCGAVSAACGSGAAITWMHGGSYQQIADTIINTLVNVSGIVCDGAKSSCAAKISSAVDAAITAHDLSMQGKVFPAGEGIVKGDVEETIRSVSRLAREGMRETDIEVLHIMID, from the coding sequence ATGGATACTTACGTAAAATATCTCGAAATCCTGCGCGAAGAGCTGATCCCGGCCCAGGGTTGCACCGAACCCATCGCCATTGCCTTTGCCGGAGCGCTGGTGACAAAGGTTCTTGGAACCTTTCCCGATCGCCTGACGGTGGCTTGCAGCGGGAACATGATCAAAAACGCCAAGAGCGTAGTTGTGCCCAATTCCGGCGGGCAGAAGGGCATTGCCGTTGCCGCCACGCTCGGCGCAGTGGGGGGCAACCCCGATTTGCAGTTGCAGGTGCTCACTCCGGTTGCCCCTGAGGATGCCGAGCGCGCCCGGCAGCTTACGGCGGCGGGATTTTGCACGGTGGAGCTGCTCAAGAGCATTGTTAACCTGCACATTCTGGTGACGGCGGTGGCTGGCGACAGCAGCGCCGTGGTGGAAATTGCCGAGGAGCACACCAACGTGGTGCGCATTGAAAAGAACGGCAAGATTCTTGAGGGCGGGGAATACAAGCCTGATGTGCAGGGCCATGAAGAAAGCCGCGCTTTTATGAGCATAGCCGGGATTCTTGATTTTGCCGAAAACTGCAATATTGAAGATGTGCGCGATATTCTGGACAAGCAGATTCTGTGCAACTGCAATATTGCCGTTGAAGGCCTGAGCCACCAGTATTCCATGGGGGTTGGCCGCTCCCTGCTTGATTCGCGCGGCAGCGATGTGCGCACCCGGGCCACAGCGGTGGCAGCCGCTGGCTCCGATGCCCGCATGGGCGGCAGCGATCTGCCGGTTATCATCAATTCCGGCAGCGGCAATCAGGGCATTACGGTTTCGCTTCCGGTCATTGAATACGCCCGCGAGCTGGGCCTGCCGGACGAAAAGCTTTACCGGGCGCTGCTCATCAGCAATCTTGTGGCCATACACAACAAGTCGGGCATTGGCAGGCTTTCGGCCTACTGCGGGGCGGTCAGCGCAGCCTGCGGCAGCGGGGCGGCAATTACCTGGATGCACGGCGGCAGTTATCAGCAGATTGCCGACACCATCATCAATACGCTGGTCAATGTGTCGGGCATTGTGTGCGATGGCGCCAAAAGCTCGTGCGCTGCCAAAATATCCTCGGCAGTGGACGCCGCCATCACCGCGCACGATCTCTCCATGCAGGGCAAGGTTTTTCCTGCGGGCGAGGGCATTGTGAAAGGGGATGTGGAAGAAACCATCCGCAGTGTTTCCCGTCTTGCCCGTGAGGGCATGCGCGAAACGGATATTGAAGTGCTGCATATCATGATTGATTAG
- a CDS encoding thioredoxin family protein, with the protein MLAIDRDSFEQEVLQSSEPVVVEFWGEQCSVCVAMMPEVEELAKNFEGRVKFCKIPIAGSRRLCIELKIMTVPVFLFYKNGELVDRIANQDLSVENIRAKAESLLK; encoded by the coding sequence ATGCTTGCAATAGACAGAGACAGTTTTGAACAGGAAGTGCTGCAAAGCAGCGAGCCGGTAGTTGTGGAATTTTGGGGCGAGCAGTGCTCCGTTTGCGTGGCCATGATGCCGGAAGTGGAAGAACTGGCGAAAAATTTTGAAGGCCGGGTCAAGTTTTGCAAGATTCCCATTGCCGGAAGCCGCAGGCTCTGCATTGAACTCAAGATCATGACCGTGCCTGTGTTTCTGTTCTACAAGAATGGAGAACTGGTTGACCGCATCGCCAATCAGGATCTGAGCGTGGAAAACATCCGCGCCAAGGCGGAATCCCTGCTGAAATAG
- the trxB gene encoding thioredoxin-disulfide reductase: MQEHELVIIGAGPAGASAGIYARRAGLNVLLLESGNGGSQICNTLDVENWPGLPNVSGPELDKSFREHAGHLGCTFARGDVLGLEGQGDRQIIRTTKGDYAAQAVIIASGATHRRLGCPGEDTLTGAGVSYCAVCDAPFYEGEAVAVVGGGNTAVEEALYLTRFASKVYIVHRRDAFRADSVLTGRALANDKIIPVWNSAVASVNGSDMVEGMTLRNTVSGDCTELEVAGVFVCVGIEPNTAFLDERFLRADGGWLATDVHLRTSVPGVFAAGDVRDTPLRQIVTAAADGALAAISAYHWLQSR, translated from the coding sequence ATGCAGGAGCATGAACTTGTCATTATCGGTGCTGGCCCTGCCGGAGCCAGCGCAGGCATATACGCCCGTAGGGCGGGCCTCAACGTGCTGCTGCTGGAAAGCGGTAATGGCGGCAGCCAGATATGCAATACGCTTGATGTGGAAAACTGGCCCGGTCTGCCCAATGTGAGCGGGCCGGAACTGGACAAATCCTTTCGCGAGCATGCCGGGCATCTGGGGTGCACTTTTGCCAGAGGCGACGTGCTCGGGCTGGAAGGGCAGGGCGACCGCCAGATTATCCGCACCACCAAGGGCGACTACGCGGCGCAGGCTGTCATCATCGCCAGCGGCGCTACCCACCGGCGGCTTGGCTGCCCCGGTGAAGACACGCTGACCGGGGCAGGCGTGAGCTACTGCGCCGTTTGCGATGCGCCTTTTTATGAAGGCGAGGCTGTGGCTGTTGTGGGCGGCGGCAATACAGCGGTGGAGGAAGCCCTCTACCTGACGCGCTTTGCCAGCAAGGTGTACATTGTTCATCGGCGGGATGCCTTCAGGGCGGACAGCGTGCTGACAGGCCGCGCCCTCGCCAATGACAAAATCATTCCAGTCTGGAACAGCGCAGTGGCGAGCGTCAACGGCAGTGATATGGTCGAAGGCATGACCCTTCGCAACACGGTCAGCGGTGACTGCACCGAGCTTGAAGTGGCGGGCGTGTTTGTATGCGTGGGCATTGAACCCAATACGGCATTTCTTGATGAGCGCTTTCTGCGCGCTGATGGAGGCTGGCTGGCTACGGATGTCCACCTGCGCACATCTGTTCCGGGTGTTTTTGCAGCGGGAGACGTGCGCGACACCCCTTTGCGCCAGATTGTCACGGCGGCGGCAGACGGTGCGCTGGCTGCCATTTCCGCCTATCACTGGCTGCAATCCCGGTAG
- a CDS encoding PPC domain-containing DNA-binding protein gives MQVTELTQPKWYKLRLGPGSDLFQGLRDFFEQQKLERAFILSSIGSLEKIICNYPVTCTTMPPPVKSKTIEKFLEVNGITGEMWRENNQVRVHLHGSVTHEGETLFGGGMADGAKVLVQVEMVVMGLLEQ, from the coding sequence ATGCAAGTAACAGAACTGACCCAGCCCAAGTGGTACAAATTGCGCCTTGGCCCAGGCTCTGACCTGTTTCAGGGCTTGCGGGATTTTTTTGAGCAGCAGAAACTTGAACGGGCCTTTATTCTTTCAAGCATTGGCTCCCTTGAAAAAATTATCTGCAACTATCCCGTAACCTGTACAACCATGCCGCCGCCGGTGAAATCCAAAACCATTGAAAAGTTCTTGGAAGTCAACGGCATCACGGGCGAAATGTGGCGCGAGAACAATCAGGTGCGCGTTCACCTGCACGGCTCTGTAACCCACGAGGGCGAAACGCTTTTTGGGGGCGGCATGGCTGATGGCGCCAAGGTGCTGGTTCAGGTTGAGATGGTGGTCATGGGACTGCTGGAACAATAA
- a CDS encoding dihydrodipicolinate synthase family protein: protein MGKLIYPEGSWVAIVTPFTENNTIDLGVMHDLVDFHAANGTSTLLVLGSTGEPTTLTIEEKKTVIKDMASYCKGKIHAFFGVTHGDTEKTIELARYAQEQDADGIVVVVPPYLCPDQASVLEYLIDVCLSVDISVGLYNNPARVVANVNAETVITLFNSVPNLVADKEAMPNVGQIATIQEGTHGELPILCCDSPAYALTLPVLAFGGAGTANVTGNIHPRAMAEMSRPWKNFEDVQRTRRIYNELLPIMEACYAATNPVAVKTFVRLLGFPVGHCKRPMRDVSPEIQEGMKWLIEEFELKKIYNLK, encoded by the coding sequence ATGGGAAAATTGATTTATCCTGAAGGTTCCTGGGTAGCGATTGTTACCCCCTTTACCGAAAATAACACCATTGACCTCGGTGTAATGCATGATCTTGTGGATTTTCACGCCGCCAACGGCACCAGCACCCTGCTGGTGCTGGGTTCCACCGGCGAACCCACAACTTTGACCATTGAAGAAAAAAAGACCGTCATCAAGGACATGGCCAGCTACTGCAAGGGCAAGATCCATGCGTTTTTTGGCGTGACCCACGGCGACACCGAAAAAACCATCGAACTTGCGCGCTATGCGCAGGAGCAGGACGCGGACGGCATCGTTGTTGTGGTGCCGCCCTATCTGTGCCCGGATCAGGCATCCGTGCTGGAATACCTCATTGATGTCTGCCTTTCTGTTGATATCAGCGTGGGCCTGTACAACAACCCCGCCAGAGTCGTGGCCAACGTCAATGCGGAAACAGTCATCACCCTGTTCAATTCCGTACCTAACCTGGTGGCCGACAAGGAAGCCATGCCCAACGTGGGCCAGATTGCCACCATTCAGGAAGGCACCCACGGCGAACTGCCCATCCTGTGCTGCGATTCGCCCGCCTACGCCCTGACCCTGCCCGTGCTGGCCTTTGGCGGCGCGGGAACAGCCAACGTGACGGGCAATATTCACCCCCGCGCCATGGCTGAAATGTCCCGGCCCTGGAAGAATTTTGAAGACGTGCAGCGTACCCGCAGGATTTACAACGAGCTGCTGCCCATCATGGAGGCCTGCTACGCTGCCACCAACCCTGTGGCGGTCAAGACCTTTGTGCGCCTGCTGGGCTTTCCTGTCGGTCACTGCAAGCGCCCCATGCGCGATGTCAGCCCCGAGATTCAGGAAGGCATGAAGTGGCTGATTGAAGAATTTGAGCTCAAGAAAATCTACAACCTCAAGTGA
- a CDS encoding TRAP transporter permease: MASSEQKDATGASTKVNLARSAVEKELAGEASNDFGEVAGQQGFARLVQYLIFFGCLLFAGYHCVTTIFGMPVAYVHRPIHVMFAASLAFLVYPSSKKRGPAPLDLVLALVALAAFALPAIQADQIAERLVMVDDLTLGQTISGITALVLVLVLIQRVVGMSLLVVCLLFLAYALWGNHIPGMLAHKGFSWNEVVDYLGFGLEGLYSSAIGVSATYIAAFIVFGTFLERCGAGDVLMDLGRALTGHYRGGPAKIAVITSAFFGTISGSAAANVYATGAFTIPMMKKAGYKPVFAGAVEAAASTGGQIMPPVMGAAAFLMADTLGIPYLEVCKAAVIPAFLYFFSILMMVDFEAAKLGLLGVPKEELPRMKDVVKRLYLLLPIVVLLVIMMSGYTPFRAAIAAAASAVLVSWGDKKFAIGPRRFVEILSTAGRRMILIAVACLGAGIVIGVVSLTGVGLNLASVVISISGGSTIVALILIMLASLLMGMGTPTTVAYVLVATLGVPALRELGFSVLSSHFFVFYFGVISMVTPPVAVAAYAGAEVAGASMMRTGLIASRLCSVAFIVPFFFMYDPALLMQGEWQNILQVFVTATIGTVALAGGMERWFFRPIPLPVALLLIVGACLLIIPGTITDMIGLGIVFVTGAYCKMSSKAVQARAVA, translated from the coding sequence ATGGCTTCTTCCGAACAAAAGGACGCCACAGGAGCGTCAACCAAGGTCAATCTGGCCCGCAGTGCTGTGGAAAAAGAACTTGCAGGCGAAGCCAGCAATGACTTTGGCGAAGTTGCGGGCCAGCAGGGTTTCGCCAGACTTGTGCAATACCTCATATTCTTTGGCTGCCTGCTCTTTGCGGGCTACCATTGCGTCACCACGATTTTTGGCATGCCGGTGGCCTATGTGCATCGGCCCATCCACGTCATGTTTGCCGCATCACTGGCCTTTCTGGTGTACCCATCCAGCAAGAAGCGCGGGCCAGCGCCCCTTGATCTCGTGCTGGCGCTGGTGGCTCTGGCGGCTTTTGCGCTGCCAGCCATTCAGGCTGACCAGATTGCGGAACGTCTGGTCATGGTTGACGACCTGACCCTTGGCCAGACCATCAGCGGCATTACTGCCCTGGTGCTGGTTCTGGTGCTTATCCAGCGCGTAGTTGGCATGTCGTTGCTGGTGGTCTGCCTCCTGTTTCTTGCCTATGCGTTGTGGGGGAACCATATCCCCGGCATGCTCGCGCACAAAGGCTTTTCGTGGAACGAAGTGGTGGATTATCTGGGGTTCGGGCTTGAGGGCCTGTATTCTTCAGCCATTGGTGTCTCGGCTACCTACATTGCTGCCTTCATTGTATTCGGCACCTTTCTTGAAAGGTGCGGCGCGGGCGATGTGCTCATGGATCTCGGCCGTGCGCTGACAGGCCATTATCGCGGCGGCCCTGCAAAGATTGCTGTTATTACCAGCGCTTTTTTCGGCACCATTTCCGGTTCGGCTGCCGCCAATGTTTACGCAACGGGCGCGTTCACCATCCCCATGATGAAAAAGGCCGGGTACAAACCTGTGTTTGCCGGCGCGGTGGAGGCTGCGGCCTCCACCGGCGGGCAGATCATGCCCCCTGTCATGGGCGCAGCTGCATTCCTGATGGCGGACACGCTGGGCATACCCTACCTTGAGGTATGCAAGGCGGCGGTGATCCCGGCCTTTCTGTACTTTTTTTCCATCCTCATGATGGTGGATTTTGAGGCTGCCAAGCTGGGCCTTTTGGGGGTTCCCAAGGAGGAACTGCCCCGCATGAAGGATGTTGTCAAAAGACTCTATCTTCTGCTGCCCATTGTGGTGCTGCTTGTGATCATGATGAGCGGCTACACGCCCTTCAGGGCGGCGATAGCTGCCGCTGCGTCTGCCGTGCTGGTTTCGTGGGGCGATAAAAAGTTTGCCATCGGGCCGCGCCGTTTTGTTGAAATACTTTCCACCGCCGGGCGGCGCATGATCCTGATTGCAGTTGCCTGCCTTGGCGCGGGTATTGTCATCGGCGTTGTGTCGCTTACGGGCGTGGGGCTTAACCTCGCCTCGGTGGTCATTTCCATATCCGGCGGCAGCACCATAGTCGCGCTGATTCTGATCATGCTTGCCTCGCTCCTCATGGGCATGGGCACGCCTACCACCGTGGCCTATGTGCTTGTGGCGACCCTGGGGGTTCCCGCCCTGCGCGAACTTGGTTTCAGCGTACTTTCCTCGCATTTCTTCGTGTTTTATTTCGGGGTGATCTCAATGGTTACTCCTCCGGTGGCCGTTGCCGCTTACGCTGGCGCGGAAGTGGCGGGCGCCTCCATGATGCGAACGGGCCTGATCGCCTCGCGCTTGTGCAGCGTGGCCTTTATTGTGCCGTTCTTCTTTATGTATGACCCGGCTCTGCTCATGCAGGGCGAGTGGCAGAACATCCTCCAGGTTTTTGTTACCGCCACCATTGGCACCGTTGCCTTGGCTGGCGGCATGGAACGCTGGTTTTTCCGCCCCATACCGTTGCCGGTGGCGCTGCTGTTGATTGTGGGCGCGTGTCTGCTGATTATTCCCGGTACCATCACAGATATGATTGGCCTTGGCATTGTGTTTGTTACCGGCGCATATTGTAAAATGAGCAGCAAGGCCGTGCAGGCCCGTGCTGTTGCCTGA
- a CDS encoding TAXI family TRAP transporter solute-binding subunit — protein sequence MKKGLISLLVAVVMLAAGLAQMPQAAELKTFTITSGPLGGDFYALGGVIGEAARSVMPGTTVSVNTGGSVENLLKIDAGKADLGTSMIKLYQESLKAEGVFANRKPVQNVKIMMYVAPMPMSFFLVREDSPYTSIADIARSKPKIRLLTSKKGSSPAVASENMLKQYGLSFEDIKEWGGSVSYVSYAEASSLIQDGHADAYVGPIVSSINELITTVKMKMLPIDQAVLDKLSSDGYMTFTLKAGQYYFVDKDMQHMAETVVLPVGANLPDDAVYALTKVLCEKPEMIRNVHQTYSVFDPSKSAEHIDVQYIHPGALRYYKEKGWVK from the coding sequence ATGAAAAAGGGTTTGATTTCGCTGTTGGTTGCCGTGGTCATGCTGGCGGCTGGGCTGGCCCAGATGCCCCAGGCGGCGGAGCTGAAAACGTTTACCATTACCTCTGGCCCGCTTGGCGGCGATTTTTACGCCCTTGGCGGCGTTATCGGCGAGGCGGCACGTTCGGTCATGCCTGGCACTACCGTGAGCGTCAATACTGGCGGCTCGGTGGAAAATCTGCTGAAGATTGATGCGGGCAAGGCTGATCTTGGCACAAGTATGATCAAGCTTTATCAGGAAAGCCTCAAGGCCGAAGGCGTGTTTGCCAACCGTAAGCCCGTGCAGAATGTAAAAATCATGATGTATGTGGCGCCAATGCCCATGAGCTTCTTTCTTGTGCGTGAGGATTCCCCCTACACCTCAATTGCGGATATTGCCCGCAGCAAGCCTAAAATCCGCCTGCTGACCTCCAAAAAGGGCTCCTCGCCCGCTGTTGCCTCTGAGAACATGCTCAAGCAGTACGGTCTCTCGTTTGAAGACATCAAGGAATGGGGCGGCTCCGTGAGCTACGTTTCCTATGCGGAAGCCTCCTCCCTCATTCAGGACGGTCACGCGGACGCCTATGTGGGCCCCATCGTTTCGTCCATCAACGAGCTGATCACCACCGTTAAAATGAAGATGCTGCCCATTGATCAGGCGGTTCTCGACAAGCTGAGCAGCGATGGCTACATGACCTTTACCCTCAAGGCCGGGCAGTACTACTTTGTGGACAAGGATATGCAGCACATGGCCGAAACCGTTGTTTTGCCCGTGGGCGCCAACCTGCCGGACGATGCCGTGTACGCCCTGACCAAGGTGCTTTGCGAAAAGCCAGAGATGATCCGTAATGTGCACCAGACCTATTCTGTCTTTGATCCCAGCAAAAGCGCCGAACATATAGACGTGCAATACATTCATCCCGGCGCACTGCGTTATTACAAGGAAAAGGGCTGGGTGAAATAA